A genome region from Microtus ochrogaster isolate Prairie Vole_2 chromosome 1, MicOch1.0, whole genome shotgun sequence includes the following:
- the Cipc gene encoding CLOCK-interacting pacemaker isoform X1 — protein sequence MLSSPYAKIACGPAPGTLTMERKMPSRESPRRLSAKPGRGPEVKRVARPLGVVAADSDKDSGFSDGSSECLSSAEQMESEDVLSASGWSREDRLQPNSRAANNAFPALSPMVVMKNVLVKQGSSSSQLQSWTVQPSFEVISAQPQLFVLHPPVPSPVSPCHTGEKKSDSRNYLPILNSYTKIAPHPGKRSLSLSSEERGASGVPKKICKERLGPALSSSEPAKTGPALPSPSPPAPPSSKLTEDSALQGVPSLGAGGSPQTLQPVSSSHVAKAPSLTFASPASPVCASDSTLHGLESSSPLSPLSASYSSPLWAAEQLCRSPDIFSEQRQSKHRRFQNTLVVLHKSGLLEITLKTKELIRQNQATQVELDQLKEQTQMFIEATKSRAPQAWAKLQASLTSGSSHSGSDLEALSDHPVI from the exons ATGCTT AGCAGTCCATATGCGAAGATCGCCTGTGGTCCAGCTCCCGGCACACTGACCATGGAGAGGAAAATGCCATCCAGAGAGAGCCCTCGAAGGCTCTCTGCCAAGCCAGGCCGAGGCCCAGAGGTGAAAAGAGTAGCTCGACCACTCGGCGTGGTGGCTGCCGACTCAGACAAGGACTCTGGCTTTTCAG ATGGGAGCTCAGAGTGCTTGAGCTCTGCAGAGCAGATGGAATCAGAGGACGTGCTGAGCGCCTCGGGCTGGAGCAGAGAGGACAGGCTGCAGCCCAACTCCAGAGCTGCAAACAATGCCTTCCCCGCGCTGTCCCCGATGGTGGTCATGAAGAATGTGCTGGTCAAGCAG GGCAGCAGCTCATCCCAGCTCCAGTCCTGGACTGTCCAGCCCTCCTTTGAAGTGATCTCAGCACAGCCACAGCTCTTTGTCCTTCACCCGCCGGTGCCATCTCCTGTCAGCCCCTGCCATACTGGGGAGAAAAAGTCAGATTCCAGAAACTACTTGCCCATTCTCAATTCTTACACCAAAATAGCCCCTCACCCAGGCAAAAGGAGTCTCTCCCTCAGCTCGGAAGAAAGAGGAGCGAGTGGGGTGCCAAAGAAAATCTGTAAGGAGAGACTGGGACCAGCCCTGTCTTCCAGCGAGCCAGCCAAGACTGGCCCTGCGCTCCCCAGCCCttcccctccagccccacccagctcCAAACTCACCGAGGACTCAGCGCTGCAAGGAGTGCCCTCCCTGGGGGCCGGTGGGAGCCCACAGACTCTTCAGCCCGTGTCCAGTAGTCACGTGGCTAAAGCTCCCAGTCTGACCTTCGCTTCGCCCGCCAGTCCTGTGTGTGCGTCCGACAGCACTCTGCATGGCCTGGAGAGCAGCTCCCCTCTTTCGCCGCTCTCAGCCAGTTACAGCTCACCGCTCTGGGCAGCAGAGCAGCTCTGCCGCAGCCCAGACATCTtttcagagcagaggcagagcaagcacaGGCGCTTCCAGAATACCTTAGTGGTCCTCCACAAGTCTGGTTTGCTGGAAATTACTTTGAAAACCAAGGAGTTGATTCGTCAAAACCAAGCAACTCAGGTGGAACTAGACCAGCTGAAGGAGCAAACTCAGATGTTTATAGAGGCCACCAAGAGCAGGGCTCCTCAGGCGTGGGCCAAGTTGCAGGCCTCACTAACATCTGGATCCAGTCATTCAGGCAGCGATCTAGAAGCATTGTCTGATCACCCAGTCATCTAG
- the Cipc gene encoding CLOCK-interacting pacemaker isoform X2, whose product MERKMPSRESPRRLSAKPGRGPEVKRVARPLGVVAADSDKDSGFSDGSSECLSSAEQMESEDVLSASGWSREDRLQPNSRAANNAFPALSPMVVMKNVLVKQGSSSSQLQSWTVQPSFEVISAQPQLFVLHPPVPSPVSPCHTGEKKSDSRNYLPILNSYTKIAPHPGKRSLSLSSEERGASGVPKKICKERLGPALSSSEPAKTGPALPSPSPPAPPSSKLTEDSALQGVPSLGAGGSPQTLQPVSSSHVAKAPSLTFASPASPVCASDSTLHGLESSSPLSPLSASYSSPLWAAEQLCRSPDIFSEQRQSKHRRFQNTLVVLHKSGLLEITLKTKELIRQNQATQVELDQLKEQTQMFIEATKSRAPQAWAKLQASLTSGSSHSGSDLEALSDHPVI is encoded by the exons ATGGAGAGGAAAATGCCATCCAGAGAGAGCCCTCGAAGGCTCTCTGCCAAGCCAGGCCGAGGCCCAGAGGTGAAAAGAGTAGCTCGACCACTCGGCGTGGTGGCTGCCGACTCAGACAAGGACTCTGGCTTTTCAG ATGGGAGCTCAGAGTGCTTGAGCTCTGCAGAGCAGATGGAATCAGAGGACGTGCTGAGCGCCTCGGGCTGGAGCAGAGAGGACAGGCTGCAGCCCAACTCCAGAGCTGCAAACAATGCCTTCCCCGCGCTGTCCCCGATGGTGGTCATGAAGAATGTGCTGGTCAAGCAG GGCAGCAGCTCATCCCAGCTCCAGTCCTGGACTGTCCAGCCCTCCTTTGAAGTGATCTCAGCACAGCCACAGCTCTTTGTCCTTCACCCGCCGGTGCCATCTCCTGTCAGCCCCTGCCATACTGGGGAGAAAAAGTCAGATTCCAGAAACTACTTGCCCATTCTCAATTCTTACACCAAAATAGCCCCTCACCCAGGCAAAAGGAGTCTCTCCCTCAGCTCGGAAGAAAGAGGAGCGAGTGGGGTGCCAAAGAAAATCTGTAAGGAGAGACTGGGACCAGCCCTGTCTTCCAGCGAGCCAGCCAAGACTGGCCCTGCGCTCCCCAGCCCttcccctccagccccacccagctcCAAACTCACCGAGGACTCAGCGCTGCAAGGAGTGCCCTCCCTGGGGGCCGGTGGGAGCCCACAGACTCTTCAGCCCGTGTCCAGTAGTCACGTGGCTAAAGCTCCCAGTCTGACCTTCGCTTCGCCCGCCAGTCCTGTGTGTGCGTCCGACAGCACTCTGCATGGCCTGGAGAGCAGCTCCCCTCTTTCGCCGCTCTCAGCCAGTTACAGCTCACCGCTCTGGGCAGCAGAGCAGCTCTGCCGCAGCCCAGACATCTtttcagagcagaggcagagcaagcacaGGCGCTTCCAGAATACCTTAGTGGTCCTCCACAAGTCTGGTTTGCTGGAAATTACTTTGAAAACCAAGGAGTTGATTCGTCAAAACCAAGCAACTCAGGTGGAACTAGACCAGCTGAAGGAGCAAACTCAGATGTTTATAGAGGCCACCAAGAGCAGGGCTCCTCAGGCGTGGGCCAAGTTGCAGGCCTCACTAACATCTGGATCCAGTCATTCAGGCAGCGATCTAGAAGCATTGTCTGATCACCCAGTCATCTAG
- the Zdhhc22 gene encoding palmitoyltransferase ZDHHC22 — protein MLALRLLNVVAPAYFLCISLVTFALQIFLFLPSMHEDPTATPLFSPAVLHGALFLFLSANALGNYVLVIQNSPDDLGTCQGTSSQRPQYPPPSTHFCRVCSRVTLRHDHHCFFTGNCIGSRNMRNFILFCLYTSLACLYSMVAGVAYISAVLSISFAHPLAFLTLLPTSISQFFSGAVLGSDMFVILMLYLWFAVGLACAGFCCHQLLLILRGQTRYQVRKGVAVRARPWRKNLQEVFGKRWLLGLLVPMFNVGTESSKQQDK, from the exons ATGCTGGCCCTGCGGCTGCTCAACGTGGTGGCCCCCGCCTACTtcctttgcatttccctggtgacctTCGCCCTGCagatcttcctcttcctgcccagcatgcatgaggacCCCACAGCCACCCCGCTCTTCTCGCCTGCAGTGCTTCACGGGGCgctcttcctgttcctctcagCCAATGCCCTGGGCAATTACGTCCTGGTCATCCAGAATTCCCCAGACGACCTGGGCACCTGCCAGGGAACCTCATCCCAGAGACCTCAGTACCCACCACCCAGCACCCACTTCTGCCGAGTGTGCTCCCGAGTCACGCTGAGGCACGACCATCACTGTTTCTTCACCGGCAACTGCATTGGCAGCAGGAACATGCGCAACTTCATCCTTTTCTGCCTCTATACGTCGCTGGCCTGTCTTTACTCCATGGTGGCCGGCGTGGCCTACATCTCAGCTGTCCTTTCCATCTCCTTCGCCCATCCCCTGGCCTTCCTCACGCTCCTGCCCACTTCAATCAGCCAGTTCTTCTCCG GAGCTGTCCTCGGTTCTGACATGTTCGTCATCCTCATGCTTTACCTCTGGTTCGCTGTCGGCCTGGCCTGTGCCGGCTTCTGCTGCCACCAGCTGCTGCTGATCCTCCGGGGGCAGACCCGCTACCAGGTTCGAAAGGGGGTGGCAGTGAGAGCCCGGCCCTGGCGCAAGAACTTACAGGAGGTCTTCGGAAAGAGGTGGCTGCTGGGCTTGCTGGTCCCCATGTTCAATGTCGGGACTGAAAGCTCCAAGCAGCAGGACAAATAG